From the genome of Desmodus rotundus isolate HL8 chromosome 2, HLdesRot8A.1, whole genome shotgun sequence, one region includes:
- the CFLAR gene encoding CASP8 and FADD-like apoptosis regulator isoform X4, which yields MQSKPLGICLIIDCIGNDTELLQNTFTSLGYEVQCFLLLTMKDIIQILHRVAHMPRHQDYDSFVCVLISRGSSHSVFGVDPSSSGLPLDHIRRMFMGDRCPYLVGKPKLFFIQNYVKIEHHPEDCSFLEVDGSAMNNVDSKARQPGPCVVHREADFLWSLCKADVSLLERPSISPSMYMQFLAKKLWQERRRSLLELHVELNDSVYNWNRGVSDKERYYVSLQHTLRKELILSGN from the exons agctTCTTCAGAACACCTTCACTTCCCTGGGCTATGAAGTCCAGTGTTTCTTGCTTCTGACTATGAAAGACATAATTCAGATTCTCCACAGAGTTGCTCATATGCCTCGACACCAAGACTACGACAGCTTCGTGTGTGTCCTGATTAGCCGAGGGAGCTCCCACAGCGTGTTTGGCGTGGATCCGTCTTCCTCAGGGTTACCTTTAGATCACATCAGGAGGATGTTCATGGGAGACAGATGCCCTTATCTCGTAGGAAAGCCAAAGCTCTTTTTCATTCAGAACTATGTAAAGATAGAGCACCATCCAGAGGACTGCAGCTTCCTGGAGGTAGATGGGTCAGCAATGAACAACGTGGATTCCAAGGCAAGGCAGCCTGGGCCCTGTGTGGTTCACCGAGAAGCTGACTTCCTCTGGAGCTTGTGCAAAGCAGATGTGTCTCTGCTGGAGCGTCCCTCCATCTCACCATCCATGTACATGCAGTTTCTCGCCAAAAAACTATGGCAAGAAAG aaGACGATCACTTCTGGAACTCCACGTTGAACTGAATGACAGCGTATATAACTGGAACAGAGGAGTGTCTGATAAGGAGAGGTACTACGTCAGTCTGCAGCATACCCTGAGAAAAGAACTCATTCTCTCCGGCAATTGA